A genomic window from Arvicola amphibius chromosome 5, mArvAmp1.2, whole genome shotgun sequence includes:
- the Fchsd1 gene encoding F-BAR and double SH3 domains protein 1 isoform X2, whose translation MQPPPRKVKPAQEVKLRFLEQLSILQTRQQREADLLEDIRSYSKQRAAIEREYGQALQKLAGPFLKREGQRSGEVDRRTVFGAWRCLLDATVAGGQTRLQASDRYRDLAGGTGRSAKEQVLRKGTESLQRAQAEVLQSIRELSRSRKLYGQRERVWALAQEKAADVQARLNRSDHGIFHSRTSLQKLSTKLSAQSAQYSQQLRAARNEYLLNLVATNAHLAHYYQEELPALLKVLVSELSEYLRDPLTLLSHTELEAAEMILEHARHGGQVTSQVNWEQDVKLFLQGPGVFSPTPPQQFQPAGTDQVCALEQGAGGMVGESGLEKEVQRWTSRAARDYKIQHHGHRVLQRLEQRRQQAPEREAPGLEQRLQEVRENIRRAQVSQVKGAARLALLQEAGLDVQCWLKPAMTQAQDEVEQERRLSEARLSQRDLSPMAEDAELSDFDDCEEAGELFEEPAPPALATRSLPCPAHVVFGYQAGREDELTITEGEWLEVIEEGDADEWVKARNQHGEAGFVPERYLNFPDLSLPESSHGSSNPSGAEPTAFLARALYSYTGQSEEELSFPEGALIRLLPRAQDGVDDGFWRGEFGGRVGVFPSLLVEELLGPPGPPEFSDPEQTLPSPSPPSFSPPAPTCALEGSTAPALPLDKVLDCPGPLDMMVPRLRPMRPPPPPPAKAPDPGHPDSLT comes from the exons ATGCAGCCGCCGCCCCGAAAA GTGAAGCCAGCCCAGGAGGTGAAACTTCGCTTCTTGGAGCAGCTGAGCATCCTTCAGACCCGGCaacagagggaggcggatctgcTGGAGGATATCAG ATCCTACAGCAAGCAGAGGGCAGCCATTGAACGGGAGTATGGCCAG GCACTCCAGAAGCTGGCTGGGCCATTCCTGAAGAGGGAAGGGCAGCGGAGCGGGGAAGTCGACCGCAG GACAGTGTTTGGTGCCTGGCGCTGCCTACTGGATGCCACTGTGGCTGGAGGCCAAACCCGGCTCCAGGCTTCTGACAGATACCGTGACCTAGCAGGGGGCACCGGGAGGAGTGCCAAGGAGCAGGTGCTTAGGAAG GGGACAGAGAGTCTTCAGCGGGCACAGGCTGAGGTGCTGCAGTCCATCCGGGAACTGAGCCGAAGTCGGAAGCTCTATGGGCAGCGAGAACGTGTGTGGGCCTTGGCACAGGAGAAGGCAGCTGATGTCCAGGCCAG GCTGAACCGAAGTGACCACGGGATCTTCCACTCTCGGACCAGCCTCCAGAAACTGAGCACCAAG CTGTCTGCCCAGTCAGCCCAGTATtcccagcagttgagagcagCCCGCAATGAGTACCTGCTAAATTTGGTGGCCACCAATGCTCACCTTGCCCACTACTACCAAGAGGAACTGCCAGCCCTGCTCAAG GTCCTGGTAAGTGAGCTGTCAGAATACTTGAGGGACCCCCTCACTTTATTAAGCCACACAGAGCTGGAAGCTGCAGAGATGATCCTGGAACATGCCCGCCATGGGGGACAGGTGACTTCTCAG GTAAACTGGGAACAAGATGTGAAGCTGTTTCTTCAGGGGCCTGGAgtcttttcccccaccccacctcagcaGTTCCAGCCAGCAGGGACTGATCAG GTGTGTGCCCTggagcagggagcaggagggATGGTTGGAGAGAGTGGCCTGGAGAAAGAGGTTCAGCGTTGGACAAGCAGGGCTGCCCGGGACTACAAGATCCAGCATCATGGGCATCGG GTCCTGCAGCGACTGGAGCAGAGGCGTCAGCAGGCTCCAGAGCGAGAAGCCCCAGGCTTAGAACAGCGGCTACAGGAAGTGCGGGAGAACATCCGACGGGCACAG GTGAGCCAGGTGAAAGGGGCTGCCCGGCTGGCCCTGCTACAGGAGGCTGGCCTTGATGTACAGTGCTGGCTGAAGCCAGCCATGACCCAAGCACAGGATGAGGTGGAGCAGGAGAGACGGCTTAGTGAGGCTCGGCTGTCCCAGAGGGATCTCTCTCCCATG GCTGAGGATGCTGAGCTTTCTGACTTCGATGACTGTGAGGAGGCTGGGGAGCTCTTTGAAGAGCCTGCTCCCCCCGCCCTGGCTACCAGatccctcccctgccctgcaCATGTGGTATTTGGCTACCAG GCAGGACGTGAGGATGAGCTGACTATCACCGAGGGTGAGTGGCTAGAGGTCATCGAGGAAGGAGATGCTGATGAATGGGTTAAG GCTCGGAACCAGCATGGCGAAGCGGGCTTTGTCCCTGAACGATATCTCAACTTCCCGGATCTCTCCCTTCCTGAGAGCAGCCACGGCAGCAGCAATCCCTCAGGAGCAGAGCCCACAG CATTCCTGGCCCGTGCCCTGTATAGCTACACTGGGCAGAGTGAAGAGGAGCTAAGCTTCCCTGAAGGGGCACTCATCCGCCTTCTGCCCAGGGCTCAAGATGGTGTGGATGATGGCTTCTGGAGGGGAGAATTTGGGGGCCGTGTTGGAGTTTTCCCATCTCTACTGGTAGAGGAACTGCTTGGTCCCCCAGGGCCACCGGAATTCTCTGACCCTGAACAG ACGCTGccatccccttctcctcccagttTTTCGCCTCCTGCACCCACCTGTGCCTTGGAAGGATCCACTGCACCCGCTCTGCCTCTGG ACAAAGTCCTAGACTGCCCAGGACCTCTGGACATGATGGTGCCTCGACTCAGGCCG ATGCGTCCACCACCTCCCCCACCAGCCAAAGCCCCGGATCCTGGCCATCCAGATTCCCTCACCTGA
- the Fchsd1 gene encoding F-BAR and double SH3 domains protein 1 isoform X1, with amino-acid sequence MQPPPRKVKPAQEVKLRFLEQLSILQTRQQREADLLEDIRSYSKQRAAIEREYGQALQKLAGPFLKREGQRSGEVDRRTVFGAWRCLLDATVAGGQTRLQASDRYRDLAGGTGRSAKEQVLRKGTESLQRAQAEVLQSIRELSRSRKLYGQRERVWALAQEKAADVQARLNRSDHGIFHSRTSLQKLSTKLSAQSAQYSQQLRAARNEYLLNLVATNAHLAHYYQEELPALLKVLVSELSEYLRDPLTLLSHTELEAAEMILEHARHGGQVTSQVNWEQDVKLFLQGPGVFSPTPPQQFQPAGTDQVCALEQGAGGMVGESGLEKEVQRWTSRAARDYKIQHHGHRVLQRLEQRRQQAPEREAPGLEQRLQEVRENIRRAQVSQVKGAARLALLQEAGLDVQCWLKPAMTQAQDEVEQERRLSEARLSQRDLSPMAEDAELSDFDDCEEAGELFEEPAPPALATRSLPCPAHVVFGYQAGREDELTITEGEWLEVIEEGDADEWVKARNQHGEAGFVPERYLNFPDLSLPESSHGSSNPSGAEPTAFLARALYSYTGQSEEELSFPEGALIRLLPRAQDGVDDGFWRGEFGGRVGVFPSLLVEELLGPPGPPEFSDPEQTLPSPSPPSFSPPAPTCALEGSTAPALPLDKVLDCPGPLDMMVPRLRPVRACLGEDCTEGSFLWVLFCMLG; translated from the exons ATGCAGCCGCCGCCCCGAAAA GTGAAGCCAGCCCAGGAGGTGAAACTTCGCTTCTTGGAGCAGCTGAGCATCCTTCAGACCCGGCaacagagggaggcggatctgcTGGAGGATATCAG ATCCTACAGCAAGCAGAGGGCAGCCATTGAACGGGAGTATGGCCAG GCACTCCAGAAGCTGGCTGGGCCATTCCTGAAGAGGGAAGGGCAGCGGAGCGGGGAAGTCGACCGCAG GACAGTGTTTGGTGCCTGGCGCTGCCTACTGGATGCCACTGTGGCTGGAGGCCAAACCCGGCTCCAGGCTTCTGACAGATACCGTGACCTAGCAGGGGGCACCGGGAGGAGTGCCAAGGAGCAGGTGCTTAGGAAG GGGACAGAGAGTCTTCAGCGGGCACAGGCTGAGGTGCTGCAGTCCATCCGGGAACTGAGCCGAAGTCGGAAGCTCTATGGGCAGCGAGAACGTGTGTGGGCCTTGGCACAGGAGAAGGCAGCTGATGTCCAGGCCAG GCTGAACCGAAGTGACCACGGGATCTTCCACTCTCGGACCAGCCTCCAGAAACTGAGCACCAAG CTGTCTGCCCAGTCAGCCCAGTATtcccagcagttgagagcagCCCGCAATGAGTACCTGCTAAATTTGGTGGCCACCAATGCTCACCTTGCCCACTACTACCAAGAGGAACTGCCAGCCCTGCTCAAG GTCCTGGTAAGTGAGCTGTCAGAATACTTGAGGGACCCCCTCACTTTATTAAGCCACACAGAGCTGGAAGCTGCAGAGATGATCCTGGAACATGCCCGCCATGGGGGACAGGTGACTTCTCAG GTAAACTGGGAACAAGATGTGAAGCTGTTTCTTCAGGGGCCTGGAgtcttttcccccaccccacctcagcaGTTCCAGCCAGCAGGGACTGATCAG GTGTGTGCCCTggagcagggagcaggagggATGGTTGGAGAGAGTGGCCTGGAGAAAGAGGTTCAGCGTTGGACAAGCAGGGCTGCCCGGGACTACAAGATCCAGCATCATGGGCATCGG GTCCTGCAGCGACTGGAGCAGAGGCGTCAGCAGGCTCCAGAGCGAGAAGCCCCAGGCTTAGAACAGCGGCTACAGGAAGTGCGGGAGAACATCCGACGGGCACAG GTGAGCCAGGTGAAAGGGGCTGCCCGGCTGGCCCTGCTACAGGAGGCTGGCCTTGATGTACAGTGCTGGCTGAAGCCAGCCATGACCCAAGCACAGGATGAGGTGGAGCAGGAGAGACGGCTTAGTGAGGCTCGGCTGTCCCAGAGGGATCTCTCTCCCATG GCTGAGGATGCTGAGCTTTCTGACTTCGATGACTGTGAGGAGGCTGGGGAGCTCTTTGAAGAGCCTGCTCCCCCCGCCCTGGCTACCAGatccctcccctgccctgcaCATGTGGTATTTGGCTACCAG GCAGGACGTGAGGATGAGCTGACTATCACCGAGGGTGAGTGGCTAGAGGTCATCGAGGAAGGAGATGCTGATGAATGGGTTAAG GCTCGGAACCAGCATGGCGAAGCGGGCTTTGTCCCTGAACGATATCTCAACTTCCCGGATCTCTCCCTTCCTGAGAGCAGCCACGGCAGCAGCAATCCCTCAGGAGCAGAGCCCACAG CATTCCTGGCCCGTGCCCTGTATAGCTACACTGGGCAGAGTGAAGAGGAGCTAAGCTTCCCTGAAGGGGCACTCATCCGCCTTCTGCCCAGGGCTCAAGATGGTGTGGATGATGGCTTCTGGAGGGGAGAATTTGGGGGCCGTGTTGGAGTTTTCCCATCTCTACTGGTAGAGGAACTGCTTGGTCCCCCAGGGCCACCGGAATTCTCTGACCCTGAACAG ACGCTGccatccccttctcctcccagttTTTCGCCTCCTGCACCCACCTGTGCCTTGGAAGGATCCACTGCACCCGCTCTGCCTCTGG ACAAAGTCCTAGACTGCCCAGGACCTCTGGACATGATGGTGCCTCGACTCAGGCCGGTAAGAGCCTGTCTTGGAGAAGATTGTACAGAAGGGTCATTCCTATGGGTCCTGTTTTGTATGCTGGGCTGA